The sequence below is a genomic window from Oreochromis niloticus isolate F11D_XX linkage group LG3, O_niloticus_UMD_NMBU, whole genome shotgun sequence.
tatgtgtgtgcaataatcttgactgatatataaaatatataaaacaaatgtttcaatccaATACAACTACTTGAAGCatactcaaagcttaatcaaagataaatgcataataaaataacctgctcaaaattcttgcactcagactctgctttcggtttcacttctgcagaagcatgccctgcagaagtgtttcctgtctcattttggcacagagttactctacgtgggggccttttctttcaccatgcagtctgcatataaacatttaagattattgTTATAACCTCAGGATAGAAATGCTCGGAAACTCAAGTGCCAGTTTCAGGACGTTTACTGACCACTTTGTTAAACAATCACAGCTAGTCGTGACACATACAGGAAACTGTCCCACCCATAACATTCCGGCAGGGAGAACCCTGAAAACCCTCTGAAGGTTCCGGGGTGCAACGCCCCCAAACATACATTAACAACAACACTGTCTATAACACTTCCCTCCCCTTAAGCAAAAACCCACAACATAGCAATTATGCATAAGTACGGAAAGAGAGGGAGAATTCACCCCACATTATTTTAACAATTCAGTCTATCAGGGGGCTTGTGCTGCCTCTTTGACCTTCTCAGTCCTGCTGCTGGGTTCTCCAGGCTAGGAGCCTGCTGAGCTCCTGTGGCTGGGTTCGGCTCAGGTGACTTAGATTGCTCCACCAGCCCTTCTGGTGATACTGAAGAACCAATCCCGATCTCAGGGGCTGCTGACATGACTTCCCCTCCGGGTGAACCACTCTGAGGCCCCACAATGTCCACAGCCCCGTTTCCACCATGTGCGTGCAAACCACTCTGAGCCCTCTTCCCAGCTCCGTCCGTGCGGGCTCTCACATGATCCTTGTGCCTGCGAACTCGTCTGCCATCCAACAACTCCACCACAAAAGATACTGGTCCCGAACTGTGGTGAATGATGCCAGGCAGCCACTGTGAACCACCTGTAAAGTTTTTGATATACACACAGTCTCCATGCTTGAAAACACAGCCTCTGGCATGTAGATCATGTCTCACCTTCTGCCCACTTTGTGACTGGGTGACCCTGGCTCCCACATCTGGGCGAAGAAGATCCAGATGAGATCTGGGCTTCCTCCCCATCAGCAACTCCGCTGGGGACAAGCCTGTGGTGGTATGAGGCGTGATGCGATACTGAAACAGGAAACGGCAGAGCCTCTTTTCTATTGAAAGACCTGGCATTTTTTTCAGACCGTCTTTCAGTGTCTCCACGGCGCGCTCCGCTAAGCCATTGGAGGCAGGGTGGTAGGGTGCAGTGCGGATATGTCGGATCCCATTTCTCTCCATAAATTCTTGGAAAACCCCACTTGTGAACGTGGGCCCATTGTCCGTGACCACTGCCTCAGGTAATCCATGTGTTGCAAAGATTCTCCGGAGTGTGTCTGTAACGACTGGGGCTGTGATGGTTGGCGTTATGTGGGCATCCAGCCATTTTGAATGCGCATCCACCAACACCAGGAACATGTGGCCCAAAAAGGGGCCGGCAAAATCTAGATGAAGCCTGGACCATGGACGGCCAGGCCACTCCCATGGGTGGAGTGGGGCAGGTGGTGGCATTTTTTGGTTTGACTGACATTGAGAACAGGCTTTTACCTTGTCTTCCAAAGCACTGTCCATTCCCGGCCACCACACGAATGACCTTGCCAGACTTTTCATTCGAGAAATCCCTGGATGAGCCTCATGCAACACTTCAATAATCTGTGACCGACCTGGAGGCGGAACAATGACTCTGGAACCCCACAGGATGCAGCCATCTTGAACACCGAGCTCCTGCTGACGCTTGGCATACGGTTTGAGCTGATCCTGCTCCACTGTTGCTGGCCAGCCCTGCAGCAGCCACTGTTTAACCTGAGATAACTCTGGATCCCGTTCAGTCCATGCTTTGATGTTTTTAGCACAGACCGGAGAGTTCGCCAGCCTGTCcagcaaaaacacagtttcTGGGGGCATACTCGACTGGTCGGGGACCTCCGGGAGGGGGAGGCGGCTGAAAGCATCTGCATTCGCATTCTCAGGTCCCGCCTTATAAACAATGCGATACTGGTATGCCGACAGTGTTAATGCCCAGCGCTGAACCCGGGCTGAAGCCATGGGTGGGATGCCTTTTGTTTCACTAAAGAGACTCAGGAGGGGCTTATGGTCTGTAACAACAGTAAATGGGCGGCCATACAGGTACTGATGAAATCGTTTCACAGCAAAAACTATTGCTAAGCCTTCCTTCTCAAGCTGTGAATAGcccttttctgctgctgtgagcGTGCGTGACGCATATCCGACCGGTTTCTCTTCCCCCTCTTCCATGCGATGTGAAAGAACAGCTCCTATGCCATACGGGGAGGCATCGCAGGACAGGACCACCTCCTTCTCCGGATCAAAATGCACCAGGAGCGGTGCCGACTGTAACAGTTCTTTTACCCGTCTGAAGGCCTTCTCCTGTGCTTGGGACCACCTCCACTGACTGTCTTTGTGCAGTAGCCCATACAGGGGAGCAAGCATGCTGGAGAGGTCAGGCAAAAACTTCCCATAATAGTTCACTAAGCCCAAGAATGATCTTAGTTCAGCTACATTCTTTGGACTCGGGGCTTCCTTTACTGCCCTCACTTTCTCTTCCAGCGGGGACAGGCCCTGAGCAGAGATGCGATGACCCAGGTATGTCACGCTAGGGGCTTGGAAAACACACTTACTGCGCTTCAAACGCAACCCTGCTTCTGAGAGCTTCTTCAACACCTGCTCAAGGTTACGCAGATGCTCCTCTTCTGTTTTACCTGTAACTAAAATGTCATCCAAGTACACAGCAACACCAGGAATGTTTTGCAGAAGATTGTCCATGGTGCGTTGAAAGATAGCCGGACTGGATGCAACGCCAAACACCAGGCGGTTGTACTTGAACAGCcccttgtgtgtgtttattgtcaCATATTTTTTTGATTCCTCATCCAGCAGCAACTGCTGGTAAGCATGACTCATATCCAACTTTGTGAATGTCTGACCACCTGCCAGTGTGGCAAACAGGTCATCCACTCGAGGCAGAGGGTAGGCGTCGAGCTGAGAGGCTTGGTTTACTGTCAGTTTGTAATCACCGCATATACGCACCCCTCCGTCCTCCTTCAACACTGGTACAATCGGGGCTGCCCAGTCCGAGAACTCTATTGGCTCAATGACCCCTATCTGTTGTAGTCTCTCCAACTCTGCTTCCACCTTGGCCTTCATGGCGTATGGTACAGTGCGTGGTTTGAAAAAGCGTGGCCGGGCAAAAGGATCCACACACAGCTTCACAGTGGTGCCCCGGAGAGTGCCCAATTCATTCTTGAACACATCAGCATACTTTCCCAGTAATTCTGCTATTACAGTAACATACCTGATTTCCCTCCAGTTCAGGTGGATTTTCTGCAGAAGGTCACGACCCAGCAGACTAGGCCCCTCCCCTTCCACCACCAGTAGTGTTGCTGCAGCTTCTTGACCCTGATAGGCTGCATGCACCTCTATGGCACCAAGCAGGGGAATGCATTCACCCGTGTACTGTCTCAGGCTTATCTCAGTCGCTTGGAGAGCTGGTGCCCCGCCCGAGTGCCACAAGCTGTGGTAGGTGGCTTGGCTGATCACGGAAGCTGAGGCCCCTGTATCCACCTCCATTTGTAGCTCCTTCCCATTTACCTGGATAGTGGCATAGATGGGCTCCGCATGGCACTTATTAAAGCCAACTAGATTAAACATGTTGAAAACACGCTCATCCTCCTCAGGCGCCATGCTCTGCAGGTGATGtgtgtttagtttgtgttttgtcttccattccttctttgatttctccttaGTGCCCCTGCATTTCTTGGCTAAGTGCCCCTTTTTCTTGCAGTTATGGCAGGTACTGTCTTTGAAAACACAGTCCTTGGCAAAGTGTGCTCCCCCACACCGGTAACACTCCAAAAGCTCCCTCGGTTTGCCCCTCACACTCTGAGAcacatgatgcacctcggttgATTGCATATTGTTGTTAGCTTTCCGAATGTCTTTAGTGTTATTAGCTGCCGTTTCTATTGCCTGAGCAATTTCTAAAGCTTTCTTAAAGTCCAGTGTGGGCTCCCCTAACAACCGACGCTGCATGCCATCATCATTTATACCACACACCAACCTGTCGCGGAGCATGTCATCCAGCACGCCTCCAAACTCACAGTGCTCCGATAGCTGTCTCAGCTCCGTCACATACGCAGCCACCGAAACTCCCGGCTTGCGTGAATGAGTGTGGAATTTGAACCGCTGAACAATCACGGAGGGTTTCGGGCAGTGATGATTTTGCACCAACGTCACCAGTTCTTTGAAACTGAAGTCCCCGGGTTTCCTAGGCGTCGTCAGGTTGCGTATCAACTTGTAGGTCCTCGCTCCACACGCACTGAGAAGAActgaccttttttttccttcgtcCGAAATGTCGTTTGCCAAGAAAAAGTGTTCCAGCCTCTCGACATATTCAATCCAGTCGCCGTCTCCCTCGGCGAACTCCGTGAGCGATCCGATCGTAGCCATAGATGCGAAGTGGTAGTCCGACGGCAAAATCCGTagcaaaaactcaaaactgtCCGCGTTCGGCTTTTATCCTCGTCGCCAAAAAGGTGTTATAACCTCAGGATAGAAATGCTCGGAAACTCAAGTGCCAGTTTCAGGACGTTTACTGACCACTTTGTTAAACAATCACAGCTAGTCGTGACACATACAGGAAACTGTCCCACCCATAACATTCCGGCAGGGAGAACCCTGAAAACCCTCTGAAGGTTCCGGGGTGCAACGCCCCCAAACATACATTAACAACAACACTGTTTATAacaattataaattcaactcaacagtttaaagtggttcttcttggacctgtaataaagactaatataataccaatatatttgaacatctgaatgcatctggatgcaacatcactattaataatgaaatggtaatgatgattatactaatagcagcaaataatagcagtaaaatatttctcctcttgaCAATCAGCATGTATAGTAGCTGTGAGAATAGCTTTAATTAGCAAAGATGCTAACGCTGTTAACATTAAAATTGATACAGTAATCCTCTGCTCTGGTCAAAGAATAGATGATGTGATTTAACAGCATGGTATTATAAAGTGTTGATGTGCATAAATTCATTGTTGAAAAGCTTCAAATGGCAGAGTTATGCAGCCTGATACCAGCCAGTCAGCATAAGGCCACTGCATAGTGAGAATTAGACCTGTTGAAGCCGCATATTGAAATCTTTTATCTTTGCTTGAGGCTATTTTAGTGTTGCTGTAACAGGATTCAACAACATTGTACATGTGCAAAAGCCTTAagccacctctcatttctttacatgTTGCTAGGAGAATAGGAAGTagctgcagtgatttattgaaatgtgcaaacatataTGGAAATACAGTACATAGGGCAAAAACAGTTCATACAATGAGCTTGAAAGTGAAAATTGTGTATGATCACCTTTACTCTTCCATACAGCCTGAAGTCTATTAtccaagctttcttgtaatttctttaagaatTTGTTCTCCTTCCTGGAAACAAtaacaggaaggaaaaataaaaataagaggaAGAGCTCTTCATTGGATGTTTTAGCCATTTATCCTATTCGCTGTCAACaggatcccacactgcttcaataatgttgaggatcacgctctggggaggccagtccatgactgatattGTTCAGATAtccttttactgtttttgtgtttaggaTCAATTtcatgctgaaaaacaaaacaattggCAAACAAACACTGTCCAGATTTAGTTTCATGATGGATATGAATCTGACAGCACTTTTCTATGTTCACAGTTTCAACATAGGCCACCAAAAAAGGCGTTCCAAGAAGGTATTAATTCAATTGATACCAAGATGGCAGGTAGTTCTTTCCAAGGTGGAGAATTATTGACACAAATTAAAAACTGGTATGTAGCATCTTCTTGCTATGTCATCTTAAATTGATATGTAATTGGTTTACcatgactactttattctttctcagccaatcagaagcaTCTATGCAATTGTTTGCTCCCCCCAGCTCCCAGTATGCTAAAGACAGCTTTGACCGTCTGTGTTGAAAAAAAGTAACATGTCCACAGCACATTTTCTTCTAAGTTATTGTAATGGCGTTGCAATGATAGAATAAGTAACTAGTTAGTTCACTAATTGCTGAAAAAAGTAGCTCCGTTAGTAACACCGTTACACTGGTCAAAGACTAAAGACCTCAGCTAAAAAGGTTTCTATCCTCTCTGCTCCTACAAATGCATGCACGCATCAATATTATCTTCAGACAACGACattcttttaattaaaattcttCCCGgccttgtgtctctgtgtttctgtaacaTAAATAATGAGTCGACATTTTCCTCACGACACCAGCAGTCAGCTCAACGGAGGCTCAATTTACCTGCATACATCCTCCACACCTGTCAtctgtttaacacctgctgctgattcAAGAAATAttacctggtgatagtcacagtttaacgTGGACAGCTGCTGCTTGAAAATAACGTAATGTCGGCCCAATATTGTGCACAAGATAAGTAAATGTAGTTTGTTTCCAGAGTGTAGAGCTGCTGGAGCAAGGAGGACATGGGCACTACACTTTATCAGTGGCAGATATCTTCTCACAGGCAAACAGCTTTAAAACCTCAgctgagttttagctctcagcGGAGGTTAAACACTTGACTGAATTCACTCAGGTTCtgtctgtcgggtcacgtttacttcactgttttatttataactgAGCAAATCAGTTTGGCTCAGATTAAAGTTAAGTTTCATAACTGCATAGTTTTAGTGGAGTTTAATGTCTCCCTGGAGCACATGTTAGACTGAACCAtctgcttttctttattatctGGTGTTCATATGTGTCGGATTGTTTTCTCAGTTTGTATAACAGAGCTTGCCAGTGTCTTTAGCCCTGGAGATTTCACCTGGACATCTGATGCTGGAAAGAATCGTGTGTATTTAAAAGTTTCCCAAATTCCAACCCAACTTTATGCACTTAGGTGTTCTGTGACCCTGACAATCATCATAATGAGAATGTAAAGTTTGCATGGCATTATTAGACATGCTGAAGTTAAGGCAGAGAAAAAAAGCCTACTCTGAGGAGGTCAGTGGAAAGGACCCATATGAAAGGTTAGATGTGTACCCAAACCTGACCTTGAGGTCATTGGCAATTTGTTAAATGTTAAGAGGTCAAATTTGAAGGGAAAAAAGTTCTCAAAAACCAACTGATAGTTGAGCTGCTTTAGACGTACTCTCTCTGAGTTCATTCACGTGATGGGTTATTACAGTTTATGATACCTGCAGTGGGTGGGGTGtagacacacaaaacacagtttcAATGTCATATACTATCTTCTTCGGACTTTGGGACTTATAGAGGACAAGGAGAAGAAGGGGAAGAGGAGGATGACAGTGACGGTGACAGTGACTGAAAATGGTAGTTATTATGCTTTAGGACCAGGGCTGTGCAGAGATGTTTAAAGaggcgggtgctcaaagttaaaaaggggcacatagaACCAAACTGAAGAACAACAACCCACAATCATCAAAGATCCAATATGGAATcacatcatactatatcactgtcatcaggtggagacaatgcaaagcaaatgaagcctgtgttttacctgatgggtacaatgttgctgttgaggggttgttggtgctgctgaTCTGAAACTGTAGACtgtaaaaagtccataggagagatggtagctgattaaacaggTGCTATGAGATAATAATAAGATGCAAAGAATGGTGACAGTGCTTGGAACCATACGGCAacaaaactgtgagaaataaactagGGTCGGTATTTGCCCTGAGCAGATGTTGTAGTTTAAAGTGTTTGATGTGTCAAATTATACACAACACATACACGAACCCAGCAGAAAATCACAGCAATGTTACAAAGACAAACTTATAGATGACATAATACATTATCAGCTGATCAATATCAATATCATCAATATGACCTATAACAACAGGGGTTGTTACTGATCATAAGTCAATGACCCTCTTAAGGCATGACCCCCACTGAcctttaaatacctgggactctccacccttTTGTTTTGGAACTGAAGAAGTTTCTTGAATGAGAAGTGAAACTTCTTCCCTTAAACAAGTCcagttgcttttctttccaagttcctTAGACTACCACGAGTTGGATGGCTGAGATGGCTTTCTGTTGCTGTTTATTTGCTCCAGGTGTAATTCCTCCATAACGCGCGATCTTCTGATTCTTTGTAGCTCTGATGCATGCATCAGTGTAATTGGTGTGCCAGGAACAAAAGTTACCCTTTGCTTGGAATGCAAGTGTgattaaatgtgttattttacgtgtgttttttgttttttcaaattaattaatcGCAATTAAAGCATAAAATTCCCACCCCTAGCTTTAACCACTAGTATAACAATAACAGATACATAATTATAGCAAGCATGCAGCCCAGCAAGTTTAGCTTATTAAAAGCAGATGCAGCTTAGAATTCAATCTGTCCTGACATGTAAACTGTTTTGCCCAGGGCTATCAAGTGGGTTTTGAGACAGTAAGAAAATGAGTCAtgtgtttttcctgtttaaaaGGCTGTAGTTTTCTTCACCCTATCAGTATTACCCAGCAGGCTGTGGAGAGTTCAGTTGGAGCCAATGCATGGGGGACTCACCCAGTTCTCACTACCTCTCTCTCCTACTGTCTACTCTGGTAAAAACCAGGCCCCACTGTccatcagtcacacctgttacgGCAGCTCCTCTCTAGGTTTGTGCACTTGGAATATGACTGGATTTGGTTTTGTGGCCTGAACAGTAGGCCTCAAGGGTCTGTTACCTTTAAAGGGCTGGATTAACCAGTAAAAGCTATTCACACTAAAGACTGAGGATTAATAATCAGGTTTTTACCTTTACTGTTTCacaaagggtaaaaaaaaaaaaaaaaaaaaaagggaacatgGGGACTTTACTGCAGAATGTTTTATTTAAGTAATTTAGCAGGAGCTGAGTAAATGCAGAATCACATAATACTAATcacaaaataatcaaattacttgAAATTTAACTGATCTAATTAAGCAATTCTGAGCTAACGCTAACTATGTCCTgatatttaaccctttaagacctaccatagaaccaagtccgccagagcttatattatatttttacatgctgtagtgccatttttgggagcatttcaagttgctatacatcaatacaaccgttatagcctAAATtttaatatgtatgcattaagtgcatagtaattacataaattgcaaaaaagtgcaataaactacaaaaaaattgaaaattgtttttgtttttttaacatatatttctaatttaagaggcttatccctcaaaactgtaaatacaaaaaagttgctcaaaatagtttccaaccacgagaattttttttttaagtgtcttcatagttttatttttgaaatacacatattttcatatactgcaggaaaaacaaaaataaatattataatgcaaatttgcaaaaaagcagcatatgcatcaaaataaactatttccagcagtgcaatatgagtcctaagcatcccagaaacgacacagaaagtcataaagtcaaacataacttttaaaaacacaagtatgGCCATATGGCCCCGATTGTAAAAAACTAAATTTCCGCAAAATTatgtcacttccggtttcgggcaggtcatggcagacatgcgatagttcacgGCAGGAAGTGCtacaaacagctgatcggatcggcaaagcgtgtttctggaatattatgtttttgttgctgcaagtgctttttatgcagtttttgcaaagctatatatGGAACAAAACCGTGACTTAGGACAAGCTGAttgcataagatgtaagtacaactcctccagtttcatatgcaaaaaaaattattgcgctagcttacgtggttgcagagctaccgacatttaaaaatagttacgcaaaatggAGCGTGTCCGCTCCATTTTGGATTAAAAGACTAAAAGACAGATTGAGAAGAGCCACCAGCACCCTTTTCACATTCCTGACAAGGTTGAAACTGGatcacacccacccacacaatATTCAGGAGATTCAGTCAGTAGTGTAAGAGTTTCCTGTTAAATTactacaaatatatatatatatatatatatatttatcccTCTACTGCATAGCGTTGCCCTGAGGCAACAAACCACATTTTCATGCCTTACACTGgcccttcaaaaaaaaaaaacaacactttttttttcaaataatgcCACCAGGCACATCTCTTTCCAATAAAATGATGAGTTGAAGGTGGTGTGACTTATATTTGGGGGGGGGCAGGACCCCTTTCTGCAAGCTGCAGTACATGAGAGACATCTCCATTCGGAGGCAAGATAAAGATCACTATTTTACATGTTTATAgtgaaataaatgtatattaaaaaatacttgTATGCAGCGCCGTAGCTCCGCAAACGCACATAACGCACACTGCGTAGGGCACCAAATGGCCGGTAGGGCACCAAAAAAATCAGggtcgtaaaaaaaaaaaaaaagtaaaccacATTAATACTATAAATATCATATGCATTAATATggttaaacaatacaaaagcaacataaaacaattttcccGAGAAAAGGGGTGAATCTGCTTTGTGCCCTGTCTCCAGTCTCCTCctggtgcccccccccccactcccaGTGGTCTGTTCTATAATGCCTCAATTCGGTATTGGTAAACACCTGTTTGAACATGGCCTCGAAACGGCAACAGGAGTCGGGAgcggagaaaagaaagaagaagaggaagcgtGATGAAACTCAGGCGTCGCTTGCCGGTAAGgcaatgtttaaataataacaataaaaaaagttcattattGTAGCCCTTGCTTGCACGCTCATGTCCGTCAACTCTGTGATAGCTCCTGTTAGCAGTGTTCATACTGTGTTAACAAATGTTGCAAATGATTGATGTTGGGTAGTTTGTTTACGTTGTGGATATGAATATAGAATGGACTACTAAAAGCAACTCATCATGGTCACTCAATTGACGGTTTTCAGATAACGTTAGCAATCGTGAGACTAGCATTTCCCTCCTCAGGTTGCTAGCTGGCTAACGTCATGCATGCTACTGATTAACCTTAACTTTGGGATAGGTCAGTGATGCAGTCAAGTATTATTATCAGATTAGACAAGATTACTTTGTATGTTGCTGCATTTCAGGATATCTATAAAGACGCATATCTTATTTATGCGGCATAAATAAGATATAGGTTTCATATTACAGTGTAATATGAAACCTATATCTTCCAGTAATATAGATTTCCTACTTGCGCATTTATATCAAATTATGTACAGCATGTTTATATTGCCATTTGCCATTATGAAAATctatacatgtaaaatatagttagtaatttttaaatgtaccaGTGACTTACTTAATTTATTAGTCTTATAATGCAATTTTTCGTAGGCCTACTGTAGATtcaaaattgtatttctgtaaaatccctgaatattttctcttgtaTGCAGGGTCAATGCTTAAATATGTTCAAGGAGGATCTCAAGGACAGGATGAACCATCCAGTAGTAGTGCCATCCCTGGACATCAACCACCAGCCATTGTAGACCCTGCAACAATCCCTAgccaagaagaacaagaaccaTCAACCACCAGTTCAGGTACAGTTCCATACACAAGTACCACTGAGAGTCCTGTCACTGAGAGACTATCAGAAAGTGACACTGTGGAGACATGTGTGCCCCCTTCAACCGATCCTGCTCTTTGGCCAGCTCACATTGTAGATGCTGATCGTGTTGAAATTGTGCGGAGAGGTCCTTTTAATGTCagctctgattttaattttccaaaggggcctgagtatttatttgtaacagtatttttaacctcctttaaccttatttatttgtttaactgtcatgtttgttgttatttaattaaacaaattccactgagaaattcaaaagtattaatgttttttttttttttttttttaagtggcggGGGGGGGCACCATAAAGCATTTGTGCTTAGGGCACCCAAATGGCTAGCAACGGCCCTGCTTGTATGTGCATGAATATGTTAAGAAGcatatttgattgttttttcttcttttgtaaatttatttatatagtaaaaCTGTTAATTTTCATTCGTTGCCTCAAGGCAACACTGCGCAGTTAGCCCAATTTTTTTCAGGCAATATAGTGCATTTGCATACGTGTGTagacatgtgtttgtgtgcatttatatGATCATAGTCAGTGCTTTTTACTTCACAATCTACTCATAATTACAGGACATGGATGTAAATACCTTTTATGCAAGGAAACCAAGGGAATGTGCACTTTCTGTCCTCGGAAAGTGAGGACAGTGAGCTTTCAGGGAGTGACACTGAAGTAGAGGAGTATGAGGTTTGAGGGACACTTAGGAGCTCAGGGGTCAGTTGGTAAAgtaactgtctgtgtgtgtgttactgcccacatagcaagcaggtctggccaggatctggtatcaagtcggcactttgagtaatctgggagagtagaaaagcgctatataaaaatcagtccattcactgtctgaacagtttcggcatgttacttttgcactgttttgcatgttccggcacatgttgttattgcatggcttgattaaggtacacattatgctgac
It includes:
- the LOC109202526 gene encoding uncharacterized protein K02A2.6-like: MATIGSLTEFAEGDGDWIEYVERLEHFFLANDISDEGKKRSVLLSACGARTYKLIRNLTTPRKPGDFSFKELVTLVQNHHCPKPSVIVQRFKFHTHSRKPGVSVAAYVTELRQLSEHCEFGGVLDDMLRDRLVCGINDDGMQRRLLGEPTLDFKKALEIAQAIETAANNTKDIRKANNNMQSTEVHHVSQSVRGKPRELLECYRCGGAHFAKDCVFKDSTCHNCKKKGHLAKKCRGTKEKSKKEWKTKHKLNTHHLQSMAPEEDERVFNMFNLVGFNKCHAEPIYATIQVNGKELQMEVDTGASASVISQATYHSLWHSGGAPALQATEISLRQYTGECIPLLGAIEVHAAYQGQEAAATLLVVEGEGPSLLGRDLLQKIHLNWREIRYVTVIAELLGKYADVFKNELGTLRGTTVKLCVDPFARPRFFKPRTVPYAMKAKVEAELERLQQIGVIEPIEFSDWAAPIVPVLKEDGGVRICGDYKLTVNQASQLDAYPLPRVDDLFATLAGGQTFTKLDMSHAYQQLLLDEESKKYVTINTHKGLFKYNRLVFGVASSPAIFQRTMDNLLQNIPGVAVYLDDILVTGKTEEEHLRNLEQVLKKLSEAGLRLKRSKCVFQAPSVTYLGHRISAQGLSPLEEKVRAVKEAPSPKNVAELRSFLGLVNYYGKFLPDLSSMLAPLYGLLHKDSQWRWSQAQEKAFRRVKELLQSAPLLVHFDPEKEVVLSCDASPYGIGAVLSHRMEEGEEKPVGYASRTLTAAEKGYSQLEKEGLAIVFAVKRFHQYLYGRPFTVVTDHKPLLSLFSETKGIPPMASARVQRWALTLSAYQYRIVYKAGPENANADAFSRLPLPEVPDQSSMPPETVFLLDRLANSPVCAKNIKAWTERDPELSQVKQWLLQGWPATVEQDQLKPYAKRQQELGVQDGCILWGSRVIVPPPGRSQIIEVLHEAHPGISRMKSLARSFVWWPGMDSALEDKVKACSQCQSNQKMPPPAPLHPWEWPGRPWSRLHLDFAGPFLGHMFLVLVDAHSKWLDAHITPTITAPVVTDTLRRIFATHGLPEAVVTDNGPTFTSGVFQEFMERNGIRHIRTAPYHPASNGLAERAVETLKDGLKKMPGLSIEKRLCRFLFQYRITPHTTTGLSPAELLMGRKPRSHLDLLRPDVGARVTQSQSGQKVRHDLHARGCVFKHGDCVYIKNFTGGSQWLPGIIHHSSGPVSFVVELLDGRRVRRHKDHVRARTDGAGKRAQSGLHAHGGNGAVDIVGPQSGSPGGEVMSAAPEIGIGSSVSPEGLVEQSKSPEPNPATGAQQAPSLENPAAGLRRSKRQHKPPDRLNC